Proteins encoded in a region of the Halioglobus maricola genome:
- a CDS encoding glycosyltransferase: MSLVKSRLAVLLCTYNGGRYLAEQLNSIVVSDSVAGAIFVSDDGSCDNTPDVLAAFAAESMLPVEVRRGPSKGHAANFMSLVTAGDISADYFAYADQDDFWDEDKLDRAIGRLQVVDPALPALYCSRTRTVSAHGVNEGKSPLFARAPSFANAVIQNIAGGNTMVFNRAARELLQRAGEVDVVSHDWWTYMLVSGAGGSVIYDPQPSLSYRQHAGNSIGANTGLRNRSQRYLGFLSGRNREWNARNLIALNSAAEFFTPENRDVLARFEELRSGGLLRRLKALRHGGFYAQTTTGNLGLLAATLLKKI, encoded by the coding sequence GTGAGCTTGGTCAAGTCTCGACTTGCCGTCCTTCTTTGTACCTATAATGGAGGGCGGTATCTTGCTGAGCAGTTAAATTCAATAGTTGTTTCTGATTCCGTAGCTGGCGCTATTTTTGTGTCGGACGATGGCTCCTGCGACAATACCCCGGATGTACTCGCAGCTTTCGCTGCAGAATCGATGCTCCCGGTAGAGGTCCGTCGAGGTCCATCGAAAGGGCATGCCGCCAACTTCATGTCTCTGGTAACCGCAGGGGATATCAGTGCGGACTACTTTGCCTACGCTGATCAGGATGACTTTTGGGATGAAGACAAGCTGGATCGGGCAATTGGTCGCTTGCAAGTCGTCGATCCGGCGCTACCAGCGCTGTACTGCAGCCGCACACGTACTGTTTCCGCACACGGCGTAAACGAGGGTAAAAGCCCGCTCTTCGCCCGTGCCCCTTCTTTTGCCAATGCCGTGATTCAGAATATTGCTGGCGGCAACACCATGGTATTCAACCGTGCGGCACGCGAGTTGCTGCAGCGAGCGGGCGAGGTGGATGTGGTCAGTCATGACTGGTGGACCTATATGCTGGTCAGCGGTGCAGGCGGCAGCGTTATTTACGACCCCCAGCCCTCTCTGTCATATCGCCAGCATGCGGGAAACTCCATCGGAGCCAACACGGGGCTGCGCAACCGAAGTCAGCGCTACCTGGGTTTTCTGTCTGGGCGAAACAGGGAGTGGAACGCGCGAAATTTAATTGCCCTCAACTCCGCTGCTGAGTTTTTTACCCCTGAAAATCGGGATGTACTGGCGAGGTTTGAGGAACTGCGCAGCGGTGGATTGTTGCGGCGACTAAAGGCTCTTCGTCATGGCGGGTTCTATGCGCAAACAACAACCGGAAATTTGGGCCTCCTTGCTGCCACTTTGTTAAAGAAAATCTAG
- a CDS encoding peptidylprolyl isomerase — protein sequence MNSLKTLFLSLLVLATSGFTAYAQQDNPIALQDGDTVITEQELAYLVSTWTPQMRTVATEDEGDRLELLNLMMANKRIAAEADVVADEDSALYYEYLHALEGFKRDFVLRNYRKNLEIPDFSDLAREQYAVKRDKYALVPETRLSSHILFERKPGLDAESRAKIMAEAQEVLDQLRAGADFNEMVTLHSDEPGAVERNGKFDRWVKFGDTSVTPPYTEGLFTLESVGDYSEIVQSQFGLHIIRLDGIKEKSYKPFEEVAGQIVTDLQNEYIKLSMKDYVTKYNFDDNVVIDDEVVSRVLAPYNPQ from the coding sequence ATGAATTCACTGAAAACTCTATTTCTCTCCCTTCTGGTCCTAGCGACCTCTGGTTTTACCGCCTACGCCCAGCAAGATAACCCGATAGCGCTGCAAGACGGTGATACGGTTATCACGGAACAGGAGCTAGCTTACCTGGTGTCGACCTGGACCCCGCAGATGCGCACTGTAGCTACCGAAGATGAAGGCGATCGCCTTGAATTGCTCAACCTGATGATGGCCAATAAGCGTATCGCGGCTGAGGCCGATGTAGTCGCCGACGAGGACTCCGCACTATATTACGAGTACTTGCATGCGCTGGAGGGTTTCAAGCGAGACTTCGTATTAAGGAATTACCGGAAAAACCTCGAGATTCCAGATTTCTCCGATTTGGCAAGAGAGCAATATGCGGTTAAGCGAGACAAGTATGCGCTCGTTCCAGAGACAAGGCTGTCGTCACATATTCTCTTTGAAAGGAAGCCGGGTCTGGATGCCGAGAGTCGGGCTAAGATTATGGCAGAGGCGCAGGAAGTGCTTGATCAATTGCGCGCTGGCGCAGACTTCAATGAAATGGTGACGCTGCACTCCGATGAGCCAGGGGCCGTAGAGCGAAATGGAAAGTTCGATCGTTGGGTTAAGTTTGGTGATACTTCTGTGACTCCGCCCTACACAGAGGGGCTGTTCACTCTTGAAAGCGTTGGTGATTACTCCGAGATTGTGCAGTCTCAGTTTGGATTACACATCATCAGGCTCGATGGCATCAAGGAGAAAAGCTATAAGCCTTTCGAAGAGGTGGCTGGTCAAATCGTGACAGACCTGCAGAATGAATATATCAAACTCTCGATGAAAGACTACGTGACCAAGTACAATTTTGACGACAATGTTGTGATCGATGACGAAGTCGTTTCCCGTGTTTTGGCTCCCTATAACCCTCAGTAG
- the gspD gene encoding type II secretion system secretin GspD produces MKTLRNSMSTLVLLALAGCATLEDTPEDEATAPTPEPQLATSASELADTVVAEQDEEAKAREAIVYKGTDRTVALPAKREPVSFLGEDVSLNFEQAPLAEVTHAIMGDILKLDYAVDHQIQGQVTLRTRTPIPRDQLLTVLESLLKANDTIMVRGSDGRYLVTNVGRGTRLNPTLSNAGDSAAGYSTIIVPLQYISAKNMAEVLRPVAEESAFVRVDSSRNLLMLAGTRTQLDGWLDMVATFDVDQLQGMSVALFPLENSSVDEVTTALDAMMNAGGEGANLKDLVRVIPVERLNSILLVTPRAHYLATMQKWVERLDEAHYSEYDQRLYVYPVQNTTASRLADLINEIYSGQSRNRNDRNNGSSRDAGGVAPGLTSESLGSSTRSGSLSNSSFSTGNSGSRGGGSSSTSVSVGGGVVGDMEAVSDVRVVADDENNALMIYATAMQYRIIESALEQLDIVATQVIIEASIMEVSLTDELSYGLEWTFNNSLGSDYDGTGFLSSLEGVSSPASIVPGFSYTITNSAAQVSAVLNALAQESLLNIISTPSVMVLDNHEAYIHVGQQVPVVDSQTESLASDSDRVTQSISYRDTGVKLEVKPSVNAGGLVTMDVMQSVTDVGPIDDASGQRRFLERNIQSRVAVRSGQPVVLGGLIRENATEASQGVPWLHNIPVMGSLFGTDTETTDRTELLVIITPRVMYNESELREVSKEMRSRLRNLELIDVQEPVLQ; encoded by the coding sequence ATGAAAACGCTTAGAAATTCGATGTCGACACTGGTGCTGCTTGCACTGGCTGGTTGCGCGACTCTGGAGGATACTCCGGAGGACGAGGCTACTGCGCCGACCCCAGAGCCTCAGTTGGCCACCTCTGCTTCGGAGTTGGCGGACACTGTCGTTGCTGAACAGGATGAAGAGGCAAAAGCACGCGAGGCGATAGTCTACAAGGGGACCGACAGAACAGTCGCCCTGCCGGCCAAACGCGAGCCCGTAAGTTTTCTTGGCGAAGACGTCAGCCTGAATTTTGAACAGGCCCCGCTAGCCGAGGTCACTCATGCGATTATGGGCGACATTCTGAAGCTGGACTACGCCGTGGATCACCAGATCCAGGGGCAGGTGACCCTGCGCACTCGTACGCCGATCCCGCGCGATCAGCTGCTGACCGTGCTTGAGTCACTGCTGAAGGCGAATGACACGATTATGGTTCGTGGCAGTGACGGCCGCTATCTGGTGACTAACGTTGGCCGAGGTACTCGCCTCAATCCAACACTGTCGAACGCGGGCGACTCTGCTGCTGGTTATTCCACAATCATCGTGCCCTTGCAGTACATCAGCGCCAAGAATATGGCGGAGGTTTTGCGCCCGGTGGCGGAGGAATCCGCATTTGTGCGCGTTGACAGCAGCCGTAATCTTCTGATGTTGGCGGGAACCCGGACTCAGCTCGATGGTTGGTTGGATATGGTCGCCACCTTTGACGTGGACCAGTTGCAGGGAATGTCCGTGGCCCTGTTTCCGCTCGAGAACTCCAGTGTCGATGAAGTCACCACCGCGCTGGATGCGATGATGAATGCAGGCGGAGAAGGTGCCAATCTGAAGGACCTTGTGCGAGTGATTCCGGTCGAGCGCCTCAATAGTATTTTACTGGTCACCCCACGAGCCCATTATCTGGCGACCATGCAGAAATGGGTGGAGCGCCTGGACGAGGCCCACTACTCGGAATATGACCAGCGCTTGTATGTCTACCCGGTGCAGAACACCACGGCGAGCCGTCTCGCGGACCTGATCAACGAAATTTATTCGGGCCAGAGCCGCAACCGCAATGATCGCAACAATGGCTCAAGCAGGGATGCAGGTGGTGTAGCGCCCGGCCTGACTTCAGAGAGCCTCGGCAGCAGCACGCGCAGTGGCAGCCTTTCCAATAGTAGTTTCTCCACCGGTAACTCCGGTTCCCGAGGTGGCGGCAGTAGTAGCACCTCGGTGAGCGTTGGTGGCGGCGTCGTGGGTGATATGGAAGCTGTGTCCGACGTGCGTGTGGTGGCCGACGATGAAAACAATGCGCTGATGATATACGCTACCGCGATGCAGTACCGGATTATCGAGTCGGCGCTGGAGCAGCTCGATATTGTCGCGACCCAGGTGATCATAGAGGCCAGTATTATGGAGGTCAGCCTCACTGATGAACTCAGTTACGGCCTAGAGTGGACCTTTAATAACAGTTTGGGCAGCGATTACGACGGCACCGGCTTCCTGTCATCGCTTGAGGGCGTCAGTAGTCCAGCGTCGATCGTCCCTGGTTTCTCATACACCATTACCAACTCTGCTGCCCAGGTGAGCGCGGTTCTGAATGCACTGGCACAGGAAAGCCTGCTCAATATCATCTCCACGCCCTCAGTGATGGTCCTCGATAATCACGAGGCGTATATCCACGTCGGTCAGCAGGTACCTGTGGTCGATTCGCAAACAGAGTCTCTCGCCAGCGATAGCGATCGGGTGACTCAGTCAATTTCCTATCGGGATACGGGTGTGAAGCTGGAGGTTAAGCCCTCGGTCAACGCGGGCGGCCTGGTGACCATGGATGTGATGCAGTCTGTGACAGATGTGGGCCCGATAGACGACGCCTCTGGGCAGCGTCGTTTTCTTGAACGCAATATCCAGAGCCGCGTGGCGGTCCGTTCTGGACAGCCAGTGGTGTTGGGTGGCCTGATCCGGGAAAATGCTACTGAAGCCTCACAGGGGGTGCCCTGGCTGCACAATATCCCGGTGATGGGCAGTTTGTTCGGAACCGATACTGAGACGACGGATCGGACTGAGTTACTTGTGATTATTACCCCCCGAGTGATGTATAACGAGAGCGAGCTGCGCGAAGTGAGTAAGGAAATGCGTTCCCGGCTGCGCAATCTTGAGCTAATTGACGTCCAGGAGCCCGTGCTCCAGTGA
- the gspM gene encoding type II secretion system protein GspM — MIAWAKMHRRSATICGLTLLVPLLVYLSLVVDAWGLRASYQEDIERLQPRIARMQGIQAFEKELGASAGTVRRQVADLVYPPSIDAASAGTSLQKEVRQLMGSAGLAVSNSQLLPVREEEKFDRVSLKLTVAGELPALDRALASLNDFSPRVTVATFDVWPTRQRRSKGAEPTQQVTATIELVALRSLL, encoded by the coding sequence ATGATCGCCTGGGCCAAAATGCATAGGCGCAGTGCGACAATTTGTGGCCTCACGTTGTTAGTGCCGCTGCTGGTTTATCTTAGCCTGGTCGTGGACGCATGGGGGCTACGTGCGTCTTACCAGGAAGACATCGAGCGCTTGCAGCCCCGTATCGCGCGTATGCAGGGCATTCAGGCGTTCGAGAAAGAGTTGGGCGCTTCTGCAGGGACCGTTCGCCGTCAGGTAGCCGATCTGGTCTATCCGCCAAGTATCGACGCAGCCTCCGCGGGCACCTCACTGCAGAAGGAAGTTCGCCAGTTGATGGGCAGCGCTGGTCTTGCGGTTAGCAATAGCCAATTGCTGCCAGTCCGGGAAGAGGAAAAGTTCGATCGCGTCAGTCTGAAGTTGACGGTAGCGGGTGAATTGCCCGCACTTGATCGGGCGCTGGCATCTCTCAATGACTTTTCTCCGCGAGTCACAGTTGCGACTTTTGATGTCTGGCCCACCCGGCAGCGCCGAAGCAAGGGGGCTGAGCCAACGCAGCAGGTGACAGCGACGATTGAGCTCGTAGCCTTGAGGTCTCTGTTATGA
- a CDS encoding PilN domain-containing protein, protein MFESQQNWELFGYDMRDLGRHFTAAWRDFLWAYDSPVRARLDEPVRLQSMDGVACYQAGELCTGTGADCAAVLLPEDLVLSRLLRLPLAVESDLPAVVALEVNANSPFSADDTGYGWRVIERGEQQLKVVLVIVSRSAAMTYVAQEYGSHDPLAQELWVDSEGAKVVVEGFGEGQRRERYKRRLVRVASMLGGAALVVLVAIAASAGLKKVELGNVEEIAQRTQMETAEASRMRAELSQANEAIAEINTLQQDHPSPHLELARLTSLLSDDAFIERFSMSGTEIDLRGRATDASSLMQVLTEQADYGRVSAASPIRRVPGQDKEQFHLKITMGEPG, encoded by the coding sequence GCAGCAGAACTGGGAGTTGTTCGGCTACGATATGCGCGATCTGGGGCGGCACTTCACCGCTGCCTGGCGCGATTTTCTCTGGGCATATGATTCGCCAGTGCGCGCGCGCCTGGACGAACCTGTGAGGCTGCAGTCAATGGACGGCGTGGCGTGCTACCAGGCGGGTGAATTGTGCACTGGGACCGGCGCTGATTGCGCGGCTGTTTTACTGCCAGAAGACCTGGTTCTGAGCCGCCTGCTGCGACTGCCGCTGGCCGTGGAAAGCGATCTGCCCGCGGTGGTGGCGCTAGAGGTTAACGCCAACAGCCCTTTCTCTGCTGACGATACGGGCTATGGTTGGCGCGTAATAGAACGCGGCGAACAACAACTCAAGGTCGTGCTGGTTATCGTATCGCGCAGTGCTGCGATGACCTACGTGGCGCAAGAATATGGCAGTCATGATCCTCTAGCCCAGGAGCTTTGGGTCGATAGCGAAGGTGCCAAGGTCGTCGTAGAGGGGTTCGGTGAAGGTCAGCGCAGAGAAAGATACAAAAGACGATTGGTGCGCGTTGCTTCAATGTTGGGCGGTGCGGCGCTGGTAGTGTTGGTCGCGATTGCAGCCTCTGCCGGCTTGAAAAAAGTGGAACTTGGCAACGTTGAAGAGATAGCTCAAAGAACCCAAATGGAGACGGCTGAGGCCTCGCGGATGCGGGCAGAGTTGAGCCAGGCCAACGAGGCGATCGCTGAGATCAACACGCTGCAGCAGGATCATCCGAGCCCCCATCTGGAGTTGGCTCGTCTAACCAGTCTATTGAGTGACGATGCCTTTATTGAGCGTTTCTCCATGTCCGGTACTGAAATCGATTTGCGTGGCCGTGCGACTGACGCCTCGAGCCTGATGCAAGTACTAACTGAGCAGGCTGATTATGGTCGGGTATCGGCTGCCAGTCCGATTCGACGTGTGCCAGGGCAGGACAAGGAACAGTTCCATTTGAAAATCACCATGGGAGAGCCGGGTTGA